A region of Nerophis lumbriciformis linkage group LG26, RoL_Nlum_v2.1, whole genome shotgun sequence DNA encodes the following proteins:
- the LOC133624020 gene encoding uncharacterized protein isoform X2 yields MCERTIAEYEEELCPTKEEKERQQQKHQVVLHRTDVCEEPLLPEQQEWSFGVVKEEPQPSHIKEEDEALHTLHIKKEEEHPFSPNFKEEEECPLTPHIKEEEEERSISQEGEHFEGLEDFPVISVIVKSEDDEVKSESEEKREAEPPSSSSTQHMTTEADGDHCGGSQADKLLAPLSDSEDTTSHSPDTDDEDSKDDKTCHTDNTHFTCSHCDKTFKYRRNLTRHMIVHTGEKPFSCSVCGKDFTQRQHLKTHMSIHTGEKPFICTECGKGFANKSVLKGHARSHTGEKPFSCSECGKGFANKCFLESHMRTHTGEKTFMCLICSRRFAQKAHLIIHKRIHTGEKPFVCSVCGKGFTYSYCLTRHMRRHTGEKVLSCSVCGERFSYKYQCKKHKCAGENSSSK; encoded by the coding sequence acgtctgtgaagaacctCTTCTCCCTGAGCAACAGGAGTGGAGCTTCGGGGTGGTgaaggaggagccacagccctcccacattaaGGAGGAAGACGAGGCGTTACATACCCTGcacattaagaaggaagaggagcaCCCATTTTCCCCCAATTTTAAAGAGGAGGAGGAGTGCCCActgacccctcacattaaagaggaagaggaggaacgcagcatcagtcaggagggagagcatTTTGAAGGACTGGAGGACTTCCCAGTGATTAGTgtgattgtgaagagtgaagatgatgaggtcaaaagtgagagtgaggagaagagagaggcggagcctccaagcagcagctcaactcaacacatgacaacagaagctgatggagaccactgtggaggatcacaagcagacaagctcttagctccactatcagatagtgaggacacaacgtcacactctcctgacactgatgatgaagactctaaagatgataagacatgtcacactgacaacacacacttcacatgttctcactgcGACAAAACCTTTAAATACCGTCGTAATCTGACAAGACACATGAtagtacacactggagaaaaacctttttcctgctcagtctgcggtaaagattttactcaaaggcaacatttgaaaacacacatgagtatacacaccggagaaaaaccttttatctgcacAGAATGCGGTAAAGGTTTTGCCAACAAAAGTGTGCTGAAAGGACACGCGAGAagtcacaccggagaaaaacctttttcctgctcggaATGtggtaaaggatttgcaaataaatgttttctggaatcacacatgagaacgcacactgggGAAAAAACGTTCATGTGTTTAATTTGCAGTCGAAGATTCGCCCAGAAGGCACATTTGATAATACACAaaagaatacacactggtgaaaaaccttttgtctgttcagtctgtggtaaaggttttacatatAGTTACTgtttgaccagacacatgagaagacacacaggagagaaagtgttgagttgcagtgtgtgtggtgaaagattctcctataagtaccagtgtaagaaacacaagtgtgctggtgagaacagcagcagcaaatga
- the LOC133624020 gene encoding uncharacterized protein isoform X1 yields MCERTIAEYEEELCPTKEEKERQHEKHQVVLHRTDVCEEPLLPEQQEWSFGVVKEEPQPSHIKEEDEALHTLHIKKEEEHPFSPNFKEEEECPLTPHIKEEEEERSISQEGEHFEGLEDFPVISVIVKSEDDEVKSESEEKREAEPPSSSSTQHMTTEADGDHCGGSQADKLLAPLSDSEDTTSHSPDTDDEDSKDDKTCHTDNTHFTCSHCDKTFKYRRNLTRHMIVHTGEKPFSCSVCGKDFTQRQHLKTHMSIHTGEKPFICTECGKGFANKSVLKGHARSHTGEKPFSCSECGKGFANKCFLESHMRTHTGEKTFMCLICSRRFAQKAHLIIHKRIHTGEKPFVCSVCGKGFTYSYCLTRHMRRHTGEKVLSCSVCGERFSYKYQCKKHKCAGENSSSK; encoded by the coding sequence acgtctgtgaagaacctCTTCTCCCTGAGCAACAGGAGTGGAGCTTCGGGGTGGTgaaggaggagccacagccctcccacattaaGGAGGAAGACGAGGCGTTACATACCCTGcacattaagaaggaagaggagcaCCCATTTTCCCCCAATTTTAAAGAGGAGGAGGAGTGCCCActgacccctcacattaaagaggaagaggaggaacgcagcatcagtcaggagggagagcatTTTGAAGGACTGGAGGACTTCCCAGTGATTAGTgtgattgtgaagagtgaagatgatgaggtcaaaagtgagagtgaggagaagagagaggcggagcctccaagcagcagctcaactcaacacatgacaacagaagctgatggagaccactgtggaggatcacaagcagacaagctcttagctccactatcagatagtgaggacacaacgtcacactctcctgacactgatgatgaagactctaaagatgataagacatgtcacactgacaacacacacttcacatgttctcactgcGACAAAACCTTTAAATACCGTCGTAATCTGACAAGACACATGAtagtacacactggagaaaaacctttttcctgctcagtctgcggtaaagattttactcaaaggcaacatttgaaaacacacatgagtatacacaccggagaaaaaccttttatctgcacAGAATGCGGTAAAGGTTTTGCCAACAAAAGTGTGCTGAAAGGACACGCGAGAagtcacaccggagaaaaacctttttcctgctcggaATGtggtaaaggatttgcaaataaatgttttctggaatcacacatgagaacgcacactgggGAAAAAACGTTCATGTGTTTAATTTGCAGTCGAAGATTCGCCCAGAAGGCACATTTGATAATACACAaaagaatacacactggtgaaaaaccttttgtctgttcagtctgtggtaaaggttttacatatAGTTACTgtttgaccagacacatgagaagacacacaggagagaaagtgttgagttgcagtgtgtgtggtgaaagattctcctataagtaccagtgtaagaaacacaagtgtgctggtgagaacagcagcagcaaatga
- the LOC133623997 gene encoding uncharacterized protein, with translation MCERTIAEYEEELCPTKEEKARQRQKHQVVLHRTDMQQRPHFEEEEEEPQPLHIKEEKEEVWITQEEEEADLSKFPLTVVSVKTEEHEDKPPESSQLHHSPNVCEEHLLPEQQKWSFRMVKKEPQPSHIKEKDEAPQTLHIKKEEEEPSISQEGKHLEFPVIGVPVKSEDDEVKGESEEKREAEPPSSSSTQHMTTEADGDHCGGSQADKLLAPLSDSEDTTSHSPDTDDEDSKDDKTCHTDNTRLTCSYCDKTFKYRCRLKVHMRIHTGEKPFSCSECGTHFTQWPHLKRHMSIHTVDKPFSCSICAKRFVQSVDLKVHMRTHTGVKQFSCSICGKCYSQSQHLKMHMIKHTGDKPLSCSICAKGCLQIGELKTHMRTHTGDKPFICSICSKGFSIKANLIRHTRIHTGEKPFICSVCGKGFIQSPSLKAHMRIHTGEKTFSCSACRKGFTHAGELQVHMRTHTEDKPFMCSICSKIFTQKTYLIRHSKTHSGEKPFMCSVCGKGFTQRNSVNVHMRLHTGEKVLSCSVCGERFSSKYQCKKHKCAGENISSK, from the exons ACATGCAGCAGCGCCCCCACtttgaagaggaagaggaggagccacagcccctccacattaaagaggaaaaggaggaagtgtggatcactcaggaggaagaggaggctgatctcagcaagtttccactgactgttgtctctgtgaagactgaagagcatgaagacaaaccacctgagtcctcacagcttcatcacagtccaa acgtctgtgaagaacatcttctccctgagcaacagaagtggagcttcaggatggtgaagaaggagccacagccctcccacattaaagagaaaGACGAGGCGCCACAGACCCtgcacattaaaaaggaagaggaggaacccagcatcagtcaggagggaaaGCATCTTGAGTTCCCAGTgattggtgtccctgtgaagagtgaagatgatgaggtcaaaggtgagagtgaggagaagagagaggcggagcctccaagcagcagctcaactcaacacatgacaacagaagctgatggagaccactgtggaggatcacaagcagacaagctcttagctccactatcagatagtgaggacacaacgtcacactctcctgacactgatgatgaagactctaaagatgataagacatgtcacactgacaacacacgccTGACGTGTTCttactgtgacaaaacttttaaataccgTTGTCgtctgaaagtacacatgagaatacacactggagaaaaaccattttcttgctcagaatgtggtacaCATTTTACTCAATGGCCACACTTAAAAAGACACATGAGTATACACACTGTTGATAAACCTTTTTCGTGTTCAATCTGTGCTAAAAGATTTGTACAAAGTGTTgatttaaaagtacacatgagaacacacactggagtaaAACagttttcctgttcaatctgcggtaaatgttatagtcaaagtcaacatttgaaaatgCACATGATAAAGCACACTGGTGATAAACCTTTGTCATGTTCAATCTGTGCTAAAGGTTGTTTACAAATTGGTGAgttgaaaacacacatgagaacacacactggagacaaACCATTCATTTGCTCAATTTGTAGTAAAGGTTTCTCCATAAAGGCAAATTTGATAAGACACacaagaatacacactggtgaaaaaccttttatatgttcagtatgtggtaaaggttttatacAAAGTCCCAGTttgaaagcacacatgagaatacacactggagaaaaaacattttcatGTTCAGCATGtcgtaaaggttttacacatgcTGGTGAGTTGCAAGTACACATGAGGACACACACTGAAGacaaaccattcatgtgctcaaTTTGTAGTAAAATATTCACCCAGAAGACATACTTGATAAGGCACTCAAAAACACATtctggtgagaaaccttttatgtgttcagtgtgtggtaaaggttttacacaaagaaaCAGTGTTAATGTACACATGAGattacacacaggtgagaaagtgttgagttgcagtgtgtgtggtgaaagattctcttctaagtaccagtgtaagaaacacaagtgtgctggtgagaacatcagcagcaaatga